The sequence below is a genomic window from Lolium perenne isolate Kyuss_39 chromosome 4, Kyuss_2.0, whole genome shotgun sequence.
CAAGTTTCTACAAAGCTATGTGGTGTATTTGGATGGTATCAGCAGGAAGGTGGATGTGAAAGGAAAAGCCCCTATGTTTTCAAGTCGCAAGGTGGTCGCTCAGGTGCAGAGTGTTTCTGTTTTGTAAAAAACACCGGAGGGGCTACTTGAAGGTGAACGTTGATGCTGGTTAGGACAATCATACTGGTCGTGTTGGTATCGACATCATTGCTCGGAATCATGACGGTTAACCCGTTTGGTCCGCTTGGCAAACCCTCGATACCTGTGCAAGCCCGGAAGAGGCTAAACTTCTGGAGATATGGTGACTAGGTGCAACGGTCCGAGGATATTGGAATCAGATTGCGCCAATGTGATAGGTGCTTTGAAAACAAATATGGTGAATCCTTCTTCCCTCTCCAGTGTTCTTGCGGAGACACAAGCCTTCTTACAAGGTGGTCGTAGGCATCCCAGGGTGCATTCGGGTTGCTGAGAGCTTGCTCAGCTCTGCGCTCTGTTACCTTCTTGTGCGCAAAAGGCTGAGAATCCGGGAAAAGCTCACAGGGAAAGAGAGAAGAAAAAAGGAGCCGGTATAAGAACATACTGCCAGAAAGtataagcttataagcgaaaagaaaagaaaagacttacTGAGGGCCAGTGCATCGGCCTGAATGACCAACCGGTCATATTCGGCCTGGTCCGATACGAGGGTGGCGTTCCGGTCTTGCGCCTCCTTCCGCAGCCGggactcctcctccagctccttccGCAGCTGCTCGCTGGCCTCGTTGAAGCTTTTCAGCGCCTCGCCCAGCTTGACCTCGCCGGCAGCTGTGACATCCTTGAGCTCCTGCGCATGTTGGagcccaaaagaggtaggcagagccaaagcaaaagaaccaagtgtgcatcagattggatgcggaaacaaatccggaatcttcacagtgcaagatcgaAGCAGAACAATAAAGGCAAGTTGCTAAAAGTTGCGTACCAACATAACTTAATAACCTACCGGCGTATCATATAAGATACCGGTATAACTGAGAGTAGCACATCCAAAAGGACTCGAGAATATTTGGTTACATCACCacacccggcataccggggaaATTTCACGAATTTGTCTTTCCTAACTACAGGATCAAGGGGTTTGGTACAAAGGAGAGGAGCTGTCTTGGCCAGCAGGGGCTTCAGGCACACCGGCATTGGTTTCTTCTTCAGACGCAAACCGGGTCAtgtttgcgtcgccgcggacggTCCGTTCACTATGCGTCGTCCTGCTCGAGGGGGCTACCAGATGCATTTTCGGCACGGggcggacgcaaacggacgctcccaGTTGGAGATGCCTTTAGATGAGGCTGGGCCGGCCCGGAAATTGGATGGCGTGGGCGGGGAGCGGGCGGTCAAGGGGGACGGCGGGGGCGGTCGGGAGGTGCGGAGGATCGGCGGGGACGGCGACGCGGGGGTCAGCATGCGGATCGACCCGGACTTGCTCGACTGCTCCATCTGCTTCGAGCCCCTCTGCCCTCCCCTCTACCAGGTTGCCTAATTTGCTCAGCTCTGCCAATTGAATTGGAATTCAGAATGTGCAACCTCCATATGCGTCCACAGTTAGTAGTTCTACTGCTTCGCTTTCCAGTATCTAAAAATGCATATCTGAGTGAAATTCCACACCACTGCAGCCAACTGATCTGACACTCACGGTAGCTTTCTGACCTTCATTCTATCATGTGCACATAGGCCACAGAGAAGCAGCACCAATTTAGGGATTAAAGACAACCAGTTCCCATTGTAGACATTTTTTCTTTCGATTAGTCAGTCTGGTTTATTTCCTTCTATAACTTCCTGCAGTATAACATGGCCCATTGCTAACTTCCttctgtataacatggccattgtCAAGCAAGAAGGTGAGACAAATATCATACCCCATAGCTTATAAGCACACACATTAGAACTATTGAAGACCCCTATGATACTAAAACCATCATGGAGCAAAACGTGAACAAAGCTATTACATGGATGGTTCTAAACACACGTAGAAGATTCACTTTTCTGAACAAATACAGTCGAGTCCACAAAGCTAAAGCCATGTGATCAATGCAATTTTCGCGCTATGTTTAAGGCGTGAAGCAAGCTGCAGACTCGCAGAGGCATGCACAATTAGTTCTGCTGCTTTGTATAACTCCGAGTGGACAAACAGTTGTGTAGAAATGCATATTTGAGCGAAAATGCGCATTATTGCGGCCAAACTGATCTAGCTCTGGCCGTACCTTTCTGATCTTCATTCTATCCCTGCATATGCCAGCACCGTTACTTTAGGGATTCTGATAATCAGTTCCCATGTTAGATATTTACTTTTGATTAGTTGCTCTTTTCGTTTAACTCTGATCATTTTCTGTATTTTAGGTTCTAGCAAAACTATATAGCGTGGCGATTGTTGTCATCATCAAATAAGAAATAAGAGTGAAACATAGAGCACACCGATTGTCATGTATTCCACTGTTTCTCCTACAAGTTTATACCTTTCACGGGGTGCCGCTCAACCTCTTTCTCTATGGCAGTCACCTCGTTATGTTCTGAAGGTCTCTACATTTTTAACTGAAAAACCACTAATGAAGAGTCAACACTAGTAAAACTGTATCATTTGTATTTGCTTTTCTGAGCACATAGGCTCGAGAAGCCATGTGATCGACATAATGTTTTGGTGTGTCTTTAAGGCGTGAATTAAGCTGCAAAGGAAGAACTGGCGTCTCCGCTGGCATATGAACTGGTCTCTTGAAAGACCAGACTTTAGAGAAGTTCATTTTTCATAAGAAGAAAATTTGAGATTGCGCTTACATGATCACAGCTTGTTTTGTGTATTTGACAGTGCCAAAACGGCCACGTAGCATGCTTTTCCTGCTGGTCAAGGCTCAGCAACAAGTGCCACGTTTGTTCTCACGATGCTATCTTTGCGCGAAACATTGCGCTGGAGAAGATCGTCGAGTCCATCAAGTCCTCCTGTGCATATGCCAAGTGGGGCTGCTGCAACCTGGTTAGCTATGCGCAGAGAAGCACCCACGAAGAAGCCTGCCTCTTTGCCCCTGCACAACCACCTTGATATAATAGTAATAAGTATGCTGTTGTTGTTCCTTGTTAGCTAGCCAGCACGCATGGATGGGTCGATTTGCTAGCTCGAGCGAGCAACTGCACACAGATTATTTTGGTTGGTTCCAGCTTGGGCGTAACTGAGGTTATATTCATTTTTATCTCACTAGACGGGTAGAGCAAGCAAAACATTGAGAAGCACACACGTGTATTAATTAATTCATCATTTTTAATGGATAATAAACGTTTTGATCAAAGGTATATTGGGGAACGGGGCAAATCAGATCAACATTATGGAGTGGGTATAGAGGTAGAAACCGAGCCGCCTGGCATGCATCAAAGTAGTATGCCTAATAAAATAGAGACACACCTCGTTTTTCGCTACGTTCTGTTTTATGAGGAGACTCAATCGTTGTGACTCGTCATCATGTGGACAGTTGTTTCCACCATCAAGCAAGGAAACGAAGAGTTAGGGAGAGTCTAACACCAAACTTTCACACCCGCGCGCTCATCTTCTTCCCGCCCTGCCTCGGCAAAATTCGAACCAGCCAGAAGCCCAGAGCTGCTCTATAAGTAGGAGCCCATCGCGAGGCACCGCGTGCGGGAATCGCgtgtgacttagactttgacttttacttgtcgaggagaggagaggagaggcgggcaccgtcgtcgtcgtcgccggccggcTGGCTGGACACAGATCGAGCAATGGAGGCGACCATGGACGTTGTTGTCTTCTCAGTGGCCTGCGGATCCGTAGGATGCAGGCGAGCGAGGAGGCGAGCAGCGATCCATCCGTAGGATGCAGGCGAGCGAGGAGTCGATCCGTCCGTCGTCGTCGTTGAGGTATTTATATAAGAGCAAGTTTATGATACTGTCATGTTTTCATATAATTAAGCAGAATCAGCAGAACAACTTCTGAATCACAAATCACAGATGCCCAGTCAAATTTTCTGCTTGTGCACACATGCATTGCATGGGCACCTGTTTAGTTGATGGATAACAAGTGGCTTCTGCAAACAAACAAAATCGTAATTAAACAATAGGAATGCTGTCATGGACAGGAGGCACCAGACCAGGCTGCCAGGGAGGGAGGATGAACATATGACAGATACTGATAATAAGTTCCCATGTTAGATATTTAATTTTGATTAGTTGCTCTTTTCGTTTAACTCTGATCATTTGCTGTATTTTAGGTTCTAGCAAAACTATATAGCGTGgcgattattatcatcatcaaataaGAAAGAAGAGTGAAACATACAGCACACCAATTGTCATATATTCCACTGTTTCTCCTACAAGTTTATACCCTTCACGGCATGCCGGCCTCTCAACCTCTTTCTCCATGGCAGTCACCCTGTTATGTTCTGAAGGTCTCTAAATTTTTTAATTGAAACCCCAATAATGAAGAGTCAGAACTCGTAAaactgtattatttgtatttgcttTTCTGAGCACGTTGACTCGAGTCAAGAAAAAGCCATGTGATCAGCATAATGTTTTGGTGTGTCTTTAAGGCGTGAATTAAGCTGCAAAGGAAGAATTGGCGTCTCAGCTGGCATATGAATTGGTCTCTTGAAAGACCACACTTTAGAGAAGTTCTTTTTTCATAAGAAGCAAAATTTTAGATTGCCCTTACATGATCACAGCTTGTTTCGTGTATTTGACAGTGCCAAAACGGCCACGTAGCATGCTTTTCCTGCTGGTCATGGCTCAGCAACAAGTGCCACGTTTGTTCTCACGATGCTATCTTTGCGCGAAACATCGCGCTGGAGAAGATCGTCGAGTCAATCAAGTCGTCCTGCGCATACGCCAAGTGGGGCTGCTGCAACCTGGTTAGCTATGCGCAGAGAAGCACCCACGAAGAAGCCTGCCTCTTTGCCCCTTCGACATGCCCTATTCCTGGTTGTGGATATAGAGGCTTCACTGGATGTTGGTCAGGTCACTTCCTTGTCGACCATAGTGCTGATTGCTTGCATTTCGTCTATGGCCAGCCCTTTGAAGTGAATCTGGAGGTGTCCCTGCCTTTTCTAGTTCTTCTTGGAGAGGACGATCACCTCTTCCTGCTTCTGAACAAGAACATGATGCCCTTCGGGCACGCATTTACGGTGGTTTGTCTGAGGACCGGTAATCTGAATTGGAAATTCTCCTACGAAATTATAACAGCTAGTGGAGGGAACCCTGAAAACTCCCTGCAGCTGAAGGCTTCTGTCACAAATACAAAGGAGTGGGGTGGCATGCACCCTGCAGAAGCATTTCTTCTGGTTCCATATGATTTCTGCAGTTCTACCAGCCTAACGCTCCATGTCGCTGTTGCAAGGTCTGCCTCTGTATGATGTGGATCTGTCCACATGTCGGCCACTGTCCCCGCTGCGCCGCCTTCCCGGACGAATGCCCTCTCCTCCCACCGGTTGGTCATGGAGGAGAACACATGCGCCACATACAGCGACGGTGGCCATTCCACGAGTCCCAAGGTGTCCTTCGCCTCCTTGGCCTGGAGGTGCTCACGTCGGCCCGCTCTTGAACACCACCGTGGTTCGTTGTCGGTGTACAACCAGTCCTCCCCGTCGTCTTCGTCGCTGTCGATATGAGGCGGCGCCGCACTGTCCGCGAAGAAGAGTCGCGCCACGTTGAACGTCGGAGGCGGCGAGTCGTCGGGTTTGGGGGACTCGGGCTCGCCGGGCAGCTCAGGCAGGAGGAACACCTCGTGGTGGAGAGAGACGGCTGGATCGAACACGAGGTACGCGGCGGAGGAGACCCCCCAGGGCTCCGTGCgcggggacggcggcggcggaagcgtcgCCGATCGGCGCGTGGCCGGGTTGTAGACGAAGCGCGCACCCTCGGTGGCCTCGCAGAGGAGGAGGCCGTTGCGGTGGTCCACGAAGGCGGTGCACCACGTGGTCGGCGCGTCGGCGAGACGGGCGTCGACGccaccgcttccgccgccgcgcgCGAAGAAGTAGGTGTCGCTCCAGCCGTCGGCCGGGAAGTTGATGAAGGCCCCGCGCGGCGCGCCCGGCAGGAGGTGCGGGAGGACCAGCCTGCGGCCGTCGATGGTGGCGCGCCAGCGACCGCAGACGCGCCTGCACTCGGCGAGGTGGCGCAGCGGGACCACACGGCGGAGGATGCCGGCGAGCAGCTCGTGGGGGAGATCCATCGGATGCTGGCGGTGCTGCAGGCCTGcagcaaccgccgccgccgccgccgggctcTATCAATCTTGGCGCGTAGGTACAGATGAGGTTGAGACCGGCTGTAACAAGTAACAAGTAGGAAAGAGAGTCAAGGACTTGTTGCAGTGAAGGCCCATTTAGTTTTAAAGCCCGGGAGGCCTGACCGGAAGGAAGACTTGCCGATGAAGGCCCTAATAAAACCAAAACTCTGAATTCCGATTCAATTGGCAGCTCCAAGCCAAGCCGgggcaaaaaagaaaaaagaaaaaaaaaaaaccgTCGCGCGCGCGCATTAACCGCCCGCCCGCGTCTTAATTTGCTCCACACTCCACGTCGGATGGAAGTAAAACCGAACCGAATTAAATACGGATGCTACACATAGACAGAGACTCTCGGCTGGTCAACGACGAATAATTAAAGGAAGGCCGACGATACTCCTACCTGCGTGCGCTCCGctgagagcaagtacaataaggctgactcagcaggctataagaattaaaatagtgttgttttgcttaggtggataagagagaagtggagagagaagagagatgggctctggctcttgcacgtgctcctaggcactttgtgagtatGTGTGGTGGGCCTTTTACACATAAAGTTATCAATCCTTAAAACCAACTATTGTACAAGTTAGCTATAAGCTGACTATAGCTGGTCTTATAGCCAGCACCCGGCtgcactattggaattgctctgagTCCACAGATTAAAAAAGAAGAATATCACACCATttactcctcctcctcgtcatcctaTACAACaataacaccactaattgtgcacTTGGAACATGCACAATTCAACTCCGCCTAACAAATCCTAGCTAAAACCCACATATCCAGCAACCAAAAATTAATGCCTGTATGCCaatatcatgtatgtacgtactacttgaagcaaaagagagattcACGAGACCTAATAACACAAAGAGATCTGAATCGAGATCGTTGCTCCAAACCAACCAACCAACCAACAGTTTAATCTGGAGCCCCGTTTCAGCACAGTCCACCTTCATAGCATGAGTAATCAACATGTAGTAAAAGAGAGAGGGAGTCAGGGGTGGTGCTCAACTAGAGGTGGCcggcaggaggagcagcagccagCCGATGTGGTCGGCGGCAGCTAGAGGCCGTGGAAGACGCCGACTTTTCGACCGTGTGAACGCCGGCcggcagctgctgctgctgcttgccCACCCCGACAGCAGATGCTGCACGGCCGTGGTGCAGCGTGACCACTCGCTTTTTTATGGGCCCGCCTGACAGCGACCTAGAGGCATGTATCGAGCGCATCGCTTCTGCGACCGTCGCTTCGGCGGTCtacgcttccgcgtctgcgccgacAATGACTGACGAGGAGATCGCGAAGCTCAGTGTCCTCGTGTCGCAGGTCGACCGACATCATGCCGCCAAGCCTCACGGAGGACATTATGCCACCAGGCCTCACGGAGGACATTATGCCGCCAGGCCTCACGGAGGACGATGCCCTACAACACCCGCCGACGACTCCACCTCCGCCGTTCAACCCGTGGGCTCCTCGACTTTCACCACCGGCGGCACTGTTGTATGTTCCGCCGATTGCCAACtggccgtggtagaataccggaaTTCGTCGtgctcgatgacgacgacgaggagtaGGCTAGGGTAGCAGGCGGTACATGTGCCTTttagtatttatatatttttattttcctttatccaatatgtaaattatgtttatgTTTGAAAGAATGCATAACCCAAAAAAATTGCGCCGTGCAGCTGGGGGCACCCAGCGCAAACAGACGCGCGGTCGATTTTGACCATTTtgaccgacgcaaacggacgtgccCGCGGCCATTTTAGACGTTCGAAATGCGTCTGGCCATTAGAGATGCCCTAAGCCAACATTACGCGCCCTGTTCATTCCTCACCTTGTTGCATCTAAACAAATCTTAAGTGACGTAAATGTTGCTACGCCGCTTTACGTATAAAGTAAAGTTGAATTTAAAAGAGTTTGACTCGAAGCTAAAGGTATAATTACCCATGGATGGAGGGAGTTTGACTCAAATTTTGTTGACTTTAATAACTAAACTTAAAACGCGATCTAGTTGTGAGAGGCCGGAGGGAGTAGTCTTTTTTTTTATTTCGATTAACACATGCAGCGGGGGCAGTTAATAATAAAGTCTCCAATTTTCTCCGTCGCCTCGCTAAACGCGCGGCAATCAATCTTTGATGAGCACTATTTACTTACTTTCTTCCTCCATCGCCCGCGTCGCCGGCCCCTGCATCCCCGCTCGCCGGCACGGCGGCACCCACCCACTCGAGTCCCTCCCCGCACACGGCCGTATCCCTGGCCACGGTCATATTATGCTCGTCCGCGGCATCAAGCGCCGCTCCAGCTGATCGATCGATCACCCGGGTAAAAGGTCGCCGGCATGGAGGCCTTCCAGTTCCAGCGTCGACGCACCTCGGTCAGCCCCTCCCCCTCCTCCCTCATCCTATGCCCTTCGTCTTCAACTGCCGATTTGCTCACGCCGGGGCTCATCCCCTTCCCTTAATTTGGTCCGGACTTAATTCGGAACACCGACCCAATTGGAGGGGGACGCGCGCGCAGGCTGCCCAGTCCACTCCGGTCTTGAGCTAGCTCAAGGGAGACGTCGACCAGCCCTGCAACTGCAAAAGGTATTTTCTTCCCTCCCCCACCCCCTGCCTCCTCTTCTGTACGTGTTACAGCCTAGTTAGATTCCCACGATTGAATCATCCGGCTAGCTGCCCATCTGTCGTGCTCCACGGTGAGAATGCAAGAGCAGTACTAGTACTGGGTAGGCGGAACCTGCTAGCATGCAAGTCTGGCCATCACGATTTCCTTTCTTGTCCTTTTCCCCTTTTGATGCTGAAAACAGAGGTTGCCAATGCTATCCGTGACAAGCATGGTGAAAAGTTCGTGCCGGACCTTCCTCTGGGGCGGGAGATGGAAGAGCTGTCCTCAGTTCCCAACACCCCGAACTCTAACACAGGAAGCATGATCGAGTGGAAAATGGTCCCAAGATCAGTCCGACGTCTTCGAGTACGCCAAGAGCCGTTACATACCCACACTCATTGAAGGTGATGAAGCTAGCCGTCGGTACCATAACGGTGGACGCGAGTTCGTTGAACAAGTGCTGCAAGTTATTGTTTGCAAAGAGTTCATTTTTGATCTTCTCTAAAGCTCGAAAACATATTAACTAATGTATTGCATTTGTCAGAATATAATTGGATATGTACGGTATAAGTGGCATTTCAAATCAGCAAGTATTTTCCAAAAATGTGTATAGTAACTCTAAATTGCCTTGTGCATAATGTAAGATGTGCTGAACTTGAGTGATCTCGTACCTGGTTGATCAATGTGACGTAGACCAATGATAATTTAAGCCGCTAGGTATTTGTTGTCTCTGTATCAAGCATGTATAGAGAATTCATGCCTAACAAAGGAACATATATTTTTTTCCAATATATTATTGTGTTTGATGACTTCCTGGTTCGGTTCATTTAGGGACTGAATTTGTTTTGAGGGAAGTCAGGGTGCAGTGTAGTTTGCTTGCCATCACAACCTTCTATTCTCTGTAACCAGTGGCGGACCCAGGAAAAAACTTGAGGGTGGGCACACTCCAAATTTTTTTTGCACTAACCATTCTACATAAAAATTGGCTACATAAATAATATCAATTGGCAATCGATTCAAAAATATTGTGTGTTAATTCATACCTGATGTAGGTGAAGGAGCTCCTCAATGATGCATCCAACAAGGGGATCCATGTCCGAGGACGTCGGCATCCCTGTCAACGAGGTCGGTGCAGTGCTTTTGTGCTGAGTTCACCATACGTCAAGTCATTGAAGCCTGCCAACTAAAGGCGAAGTTGGCACACCCGCCTTGCAGCTTGCCGCCACATGAAGACCGCCATGGAACCTCACACCACGATCGCAGCCACCATTCAGGACCACTGTCCCGACATCCACATCGTGCCGATGCTTTTTTTTGGACCAGCGAACTATTTCTAACCACGTAAACATTTTTTAACCCGAGGAGCAACTTTTGAATCGGCCAATTATTTTGAACTACGTGGACATTATTTAACCCGATCAACAATTTTTGGATCAGggtgaattattttattttgaacCGCGTGAACATTTTTTTGAATCCATGAGCGTACTTTTTTTAACCCATGCCATTTTCTCAAACCTTGTGATTTGAATGGATAAAATACCACTTTTTCGAAACCGTGATCACGTTTGAAACCTCTTGAAAAAACAGAGAATAAGAAGACGAGAAATGGAAGGACAAACAATAAAATAAAGACAAAAGAGCAAAGAGAAAAAAGTtatcaaatttgaatgaaaattGTTAGGTAGTGGATGCGCCTTAGTTCATGAACTATAAATCCAAAAAATTGAAAAGCttttaaaagaaaaaggaagttaaataagaaaagagaaagagaaatatAAGAACATGAAAAGAAGACCCGAAATGTCTTCTTATCATACTAACGAGAGATGTAGCTAAGCCGCAGCTAAAAGCAGAACTGTAATTAATTTTGATTGATTTTTGGATGCTCCAGAGTCCCTAGTGTGGAATATTGGGCCATGTTTTCTTTTGTAGAGTCTGAATAGTAGCAGGTATAGGTTAAACTGCAGAATTTTAGGGTGGGCCACGGCCCACCCGGCCCACCCTGTGGGTACGCCCATGTCTGTAACAGGAGGCTTGCCTATGCTGAATGAGCACGGTGCTCTAGACAGTTTAACATCATGTTCCTTTTTCTTGCAGCCTTTTTGAGCTAGCATTTTCAAATCATAGTGCACTATTTTTGTGCACAGGAAGACCCTGGGCATGCCCATGATGGCCAGTACAGCAAGACCCATGGGTAAGTCTTGGTGCCAATTTTCCAGTGTAGAGTGAGCGAGTAGTAGTAGGTGTAACCGGCGATTTTGACCCTACTGTATTTCTCATGCAGGACTGCTCATGCTTTGAAGCCAAAGACTTCACTCCAAGAGCATACTACGTTGCGAGCAATACCAACTCAGAGTGCCCTGAGGAGGTCGAGGCGTTGTCGCAAACTCAGAGAGCATAACCTTACGCTGTCGTGTGTGGTGTTGCGGTGGATGGACTCCGTTGCGCGCCGTGGGTCAGTACCATCTTCGGATGGCTTTGGTTAAGAATTTGCAAAGTTGAGATGTTTTCTTGGTATGGCTTTACTTGATTTCTGTTGTTTTGCTCTTCTTCGCTCTAGACTATCAAGTGTAGGTAGCTTTTGCTATGTGATGATAAGCTAGCACGCAGTCTTACTTGtctgttctttttctttttgtgggGAGTAGGCTTGTCTTGCTTGGTCGCAAATTGACTCCTCCTAATATCTAAATCACTTCTACCATTCTAAACCTTTTGGACATACATACATATATTCTGCACATTCAGGTTCATTTTATCTGTTAATGTTCCTCCAGATTATACCCTGCTAGTATATTACATGATGATTATTAAATAACTGATTTTGGATTCCTCTTTTCCACCATGAGTGTATCAGCAGTGTAATCTATTCAGGTTCATTCTATATTATTAAATGATGGATTATCCAATATCCATTAACTCCTATCAAATCTATTAATTTGTACTAAATAAGTTCTGTAGCTTCTAGCTCTTTTCATGGAACCTGAATAGATGGTACTCAAGTAAAATAATTTATTTTGTCAAATGGTCATATGTACGACAACTTGACAGTTTCTTGTTTTTAGTTCAGCTCATCTCTCGCTTCTTGTACACTATTTGGTGCAATGTTTTTCTAATCACACCATGTTCCTTGCAGGTTGCTTTGGCTCTTGGGGATGcgaggcagcagcatcaacaagaGGCAAGTGGAGTTAGACGTGGCTTGGAGGTACCAGCTAAAACCTCTAGCTAAAACCTCTGGCTTGAAAGTTCTAGTGGCCTAGCTTTTTCTTAAAACTCAACTTACATGCTCACAACAATGCCCTCCAGCTCAAAAAAAGCCCTCTGCTATTAACTTCCATCACCTTAAGTGATTCGTTTTCTCCCAAAATACTGGGTAAAAGGAATCTGTTCATGCTTTGGAAGGGAGTATTTTCTAGATATTTTGCATTCCTCCTATGTAGTTGGCAACTGAATTATGTACAGGAGATggtcttttttattttcttttgaccTGGAAAT
It includes:
- the LOC139830762 gene encoding uncharacterized protein; protein product: MDLPHELLAGILRRVVPLRHLAECRRVCGRWRATIDGRRLVLPHLLPGAPRGAFINFPADGWSDTYFFARGGGSGGVDARLADAPTTWCTAFVDHRNGLLLCEATEGARFVYNPATRRSATLPPPPSPRTEPWGVSSAAYLVFDPAVSLHHEVFLLPELPGEPESPKPDDSPPPTFNVARLFFADSAAPPHIDSDEDDGEDWLYTDNEPRWCSRAGRREHLQAKEAKDTLGLVEWPPSLYVAHVFSSMTNRWEERAFVREGGAAGTVADMWTDPHHTEADLATATWSVRLVELQKSYGTRRNASAGCMPPHSFVFVTEAFSCREFSGFPPLAVIIS